In Bordetella holmesii ATCC 51541, the following proteins share a genomic window:
- a CDS encoding his Kinase A domain protein encodes MPLPCNNGAIVTTPTFLRRGIVAWLLLSLAGIVLLGRYEYQSQRDHFLQGASIAHRMLSQKAVQHEAVLETLGALSHPPTPERLLPSLRPALAELLGLGWPSPQGWQGSQPAPAGLEHAVERARTSGHAVVLPLDASHYWLVAPSSWSMLIDAKRLLAPADIADDVGTLTLNVSSNALALREQPASSGPLLSVAKILGSVSQPFPMLASRRVAPADWPWLAWVGWMLVSALLVGAGRYWQNSRRQARRQTEQARLAALSRLNTLGEMAAGIAHELNQPLTAILAQTRAAQRLMDDPDEASTVRQALEASAQQARRAADIIERLRALVGSGAAAVRKPLVPDSLAGNLGFLCEPELARHQISLEWTNTAPATRALGDPIAVEQILHNLVQNAIAVLQTRSAPRRIRLRGDVRDGHYQFSVSDNGPGIAAADFPHIFEPFYTTRADGMGLGLALCETLAGSMDARLTAANLPDGGACFTLSLPLEPAA; translated from the coding sequence ATGCCACTGCCCTGTAATAATGGGGCCATCGTGACCACACCCACATTCCTTCGGCGAGGCATCGTCGCCTGGCTGCTGCTCAGCCTGGCGGGCATCGTGCTGCTGGGCCGCTACGAGTACCAATCGCAGCGCGACCATTTCCTTCAGGGCGCGAGCATCGCGCATCGCATGCTCAGCCAAAAGGCCGTGCAGCACGAGGCCGTGCTCGAGACACTGGGGGCTTTGTCGCATCCGCCAACGCCCGAGCGCCTGCTACCCAGCTTGCGCCCGGCGCTGGCCGAACTGCTGGGACTGGGCTGGCCCTCCCCGCAAGGCTGGCAAGGTAGCCAACCCGCTCCGGCCGGACTGGAGCACGCCGTCGAACGGGCCAGAACCAGCGGCCACGCCGTGGTTCTGCCTCTGGATGCCAGCCATTACTGGCTCGTGGCGCCCTCGTCCTGGAGCATGCTGATTGATGCCAAACGCTTGCTGGCACCCGCCGATATCGCTGACGATGTCGGTACGCTCACCCTGAACGTGAGCAGCAATGCCCTGGCATTGCGCGAGCAACCTGCCAGCAGTGGTCCATTACTCTCCGTGGCCAAGATCCTGGGCTCCGTCAGCCAGCCTTTCCCCATGCTGGCCTCGCGCCGCGTGGCACCCGCAGACTGGCCCTGGCTGGCCTGGGTAGGCTGGATGCTGGTCAGCGCGTTGCTGGTGGGTGCAGGACGCTATTGGCAAAACAGCCGGCGCCAGGCCCGACGGCAGACCGAGCAGGCCAGGCTGGCCGCTCTCTCGCGCCTGAACACGCTGGGCGAGATGGCTGCCGGCATCGCTCATGAGCTCAACCAGCCTCTTACCGCCATTCTTGCCCAGACTCGCGCGGCACAGCGCTTGATGGACGATCCCGACGAAGCCTCCACGGTACGCCAGGCGCTCGAGGCCAGCGCACAACAGGCCCGCCGGGCCGCGGACATCATTGAACGCTTGCGTGCCCTGGTCGGCTCGGGTGCAGCCGCCGTGCGCAAACCCCTGGTGCCTGACAGCCTGGCAGGCAATCTTGGCTTTCTGTGCGAACCGGAGCTGGCCAGGCACCAGATCAGCCTGGAATGGACCAACACCGCGCCTGCCACGCGCGCCTTGGGCGACCCAATCGCCGTGGAACAAATCCTGCACAACCTGGTGCAAAACGCCATCGCCGTACTTCAGACCCGATCGGCACCGCGCCGCATCCGCTTGCGCGGCGACGTGCGTGACGGACACTACCAATTCAGCGTCAGCGACAACGGGCCCGGCATCGCCGCGGCCGACTTCCCTCACATCTTCGAACCCTTCTACACCACGCGTGCCGACGGAATGGGGCTGGGCCTGGCCTTGTGTGAAACCCTCGCCGGCTCCATGGATGCTCGCCTCACAGCGGCCAACCTGCCTGACGGTGGCGCCTGCTTTACTCTCAGCCTGCCTCTGGAGCCCGCGGCATGA
- a CDS encoding bacterial regulatory s, luxR family protein, which produces MNASHTPLVYLVDDDDAVRDALALLLRSVGLRSEGYADPLQFLQQPLGQIVGCVVLDIRMPGISGLDVLSKLAEHSDMPVLMLTGHANVDLCRRAFKGGAIEFLQKPVDDDLFLDTVQAAVRSHSASRERAAVTEAALMRLQRLSAREQDVAQRVVQGLANKEIAREFDLSPRTVETYRANVFAKLEVSSLAQLIRQYALLLEAPAP; this is translated from the coding sequence ATGAATGCCTCTCACACCCCCTTGGTTTACCTCGTCGACGACGACGACGCCGTGCGTGACGCCCTGGCCTTGCTGCTGCGCAGTGTGGGTCTGCGCAGCGAAGGCTATGCCGATCCTTTGCAGTTTCTGCAACAGCCACTGGGCCAGATCGTGGGCTGTGTCGTGCTCGATATCCGCATGCCCGGCATCAGCGGCCTGGACGTATTGAGCAAACTTGCCGAACACAGCGACATGCCCGTGCTCATGCTCACCGGCCATGCCAACGTCGACCTGTGCCGTCGGGCCTTCAAAGGCGGCGCCATCGAGTTCCTGCAAAAACCGGTCGACGACGATCTCTTCCTGGATACGGTGCAGGCAGCCGTACGTAGCCATAGTGCCAGCCGCGAGCGTGCGGCAGTGACCGAAGCCGCGCTCATGCGCCTGCAACGCCTATCGGCTCGCGAGCAAGACGTGGCTCAACGCGTGGTTCAAGGTCTGGCCAACAAGGAGATAGCCCGCGAATTCGATCTCTCGCCGCGCACGGTCGAGACCTATCGGGCAAATGTTTTTGCCAAACTGGAAGTCAGTTCGCTGGCGCAACTGATCCGGCAATACGCCCTGCTCCTGGAAGCGCCCGCTCCGTAG
- a CDS encoding bacterial regulatory s, gntR family protein, producing MKDRPITTIDKDGIDAPLTDVVYQRMLDSIYAGALAPGSVINEVELAREFGVSRGPVREAVRRLQGIQIVTREPYTKARVVTMTAASALELFQVRMGLEGVACFLATQRMSDAEIEHLQRDLESHQRGRTGHEQPDRHFDLHERIVRASGNQRIITALCDDLYHLLRIYRRHSGSVLERKDDALEEHWQIVRAISRRDARLAESLMRSHIERAANHVANQLSGSQ from the coding sequence ATGAAAGACAGGCCTATTACAACCATCGATAAGGACGGCATCGATGCACCGCTTACTGACGTGGTGTACCAACGCATGCTGGACAGTATTTACGCTGGCGCGCTCGCGCCTGGCAGTGTGATCAACGAGGTCGAACTCGCCCGTGAATTCGGCGTGAGCCGCGGGCCGGTGCGTGAAGCCGTGCGCCGGTTGCAGGGTATCCAGATCGTCACGCGCGAGCCCTATACCAAAGCACGCGTGGTCACCATGACGGCCGCCTCGGCACTGGAACTGTTCCAGGTCCGCATGGGCCTGGAGGGCGTGGCCTGTTTTCTGGCTACCCAGCGCATGAGTGATGCCGAGATCGAGCATCTGCAACGCGATCTGGAGTCCCATCAGCGCGGCCGGACGGGACACGAGCAGCCGGATCGGCACTTCGACCTTCACGAGCGTATCGTGCGCGCCAGTGGCAACCAACGCATCATCACTGCGCTGTGCGACGATCTCTATCATCTGCTGCGTATTTATCGCCGCCACTCCGGATCGGTGCTCGAGCGCAAGGATGATGCGCTGGAAGAACATTGGCAGATCGTGCGCGCCATCTCCCGGCGCGATGCACGGCTTGCCGAATCCCTTATGCGCTCCCACATCGAGCGCGCCGCCAACCACGTCGCCAATCAGCTCAGCGGCTCTCAGTAA
- a CDS encoding mmgE/PrpD family protein, with protein MSSSFATGLAEVCRFVSALSWDAIPAPVRQRAVEVVCDDLAAMAAGSREPELRRYASLLLALGNAADAALISPALPRVGRLEAASWNALAGNWCELDEGFRLAICHAGIYTLPALLAEACATRASLRQVLTALTGAYELVTRCAMSFHVMPPPVHGHALWSAVGAAAAVSLLRGHDAATLQSAVSGAITTASMGPRSHLMSGILIRNGWAAAGSVNGMQCADWAECGFGGGTESMEAVCVEILGAELREGEITRDLGSRWSLTHGYQKLYSCCQHGHSAVQACIALRETHGLDPQRIRSIHLATHPLALTLDSVHPQTTLGARFSMPHMVAASLALGNASAQAFSLSTLDDPLISRLREKVQMRLADHPMKPPHDRPAWVDVEMDDGQRYSADCQSAIGSPDNPVSKEQFQAKLADLAAGILPGLPQAVQPDVWQMALDMETSAWLSSMAA; from the coding sequence ATGTCATCTTCGTTCGCCACCGGTCTGGCGGAAGTATGCCGATTCGTCTCTGCTCTGAGCTGGGACGCCATTCCGGCTCCAGTGCGGCAACGCGCCGTCGAGGTGGTCTGCGACGATCTGGCCGCCATGGCGGCCGGCTCGCGCGAACCGGAGTTACGCCGTTACGCCTCGCTGCTTCTGGCTCTGGGCAACGCCGCCGACGCCGCCCTGATCAGTCCTGCCCTGCCCCGTGTCGGGCGCCTGGAAGCGGCGTCATGGAACGCCCTGGCGGGCAATTGGTGCGAACTGGACGAAGGTTTCCGGCTGGCCATCTGCCATGCCGGCATCTATACGTTGCCGGCTCTGCTGGCCGAGGCCTGCGCAACGCGCGCCAGCTTGCGCCAAGTACTCACCGCGCTGACCGGCGCTTACGAGCTGGTGACACGCTGCGCCATGAGTTTCCATGTCATGCCGCCTCCGGTGCATGGGCATGCGTTATGGAGTGCGGTCGGCGCAGCGGCCGCGGTGTCGCTGTTGCGCGGCCACGATGCGGCCACGCTGCAAAGCGCCGTATCTGGCGCCATCACGACCGCCAGCATGGGCCCGCGCTCACATTTGATGTCGGGCATCCTGATTCGCAACGGCTGGGCCGCAGCCGGCTCGGTCAATGGCATGCAATGCGCTGATTGGGCCGAATGCGGTTTTGGCGGCGGCACCGAGAGCATGGAAGCGGTCTGCGTAGAAATCCTTGGCGCCGAGCTGCGCGAAGGCGAAATTACGCGTGATCTCGGCAGCCGCTGGTCCCTGACGCACGGCTACCAAAAGCTTTACTCCTGCTGCCAACACGGACACTCCGCCGTCCAGGCCTGCATCGCACTGCGCGAGACTCACGGCCTCGATCCCCAACGCATCCGCAGCATCCATCTGGCCACACACCCTCTTGCCTTGACGCTAGACAGCGTCCATCCGCAGACGACGCTGGGCGCGCGCTTCTCGATGCCGCACATGGTTGCCGCATCGCTCGCCCTGGGCAATGCGAGCGCGCAGGCGTTCAGCCTGTCGACCCTCGACGATCCGCTGATCTCCCGGTTGCGCGAAAAGGTGCAGATGCGCCTGGCAGATCATCCGATGAAGCCGCCCCATGACCGCCCGGCATGGGTCGACGTCGAAATGGACGATGGCCAACGTTACAGCGCCGATTGCCAAAGCGCGATCGGCAGCCCGGACAATCCCGTGAGCAAGGAGCAGTTCCAGGCCAAACTCGCCGACCTGGCCGCCGGCATTCTGCCTGGCCTGCCGCAAGCGGTGCAGCCCGATGTCTGGCAGATGGCGCTGGATATGGAAACCAGCGCCTGGCTGTCAAGCATGGCGGCCTGA
- a CDS encoding tripartite tricarboxylate transporter receptor family protein, with the protein MPFAPGGAVDTLGRLVAAQLTDVLGQNVVVENKPGAGGNIGSNYVAKAAPDGYTLLFGAAGNIAINPSLFSNMPFDVARDLAPAALVSQSMNVLVVPAALPVNSVAELVQYAKAHPSEVNFGSSGNGGTTHLAGELFNAMAGTHITHVPYQGSGPAMVDLLAGRVQLMFDNLPSAMPYIRRGDLKALGATGPARSPQLPDTPTIAQTGLADYEATTWFGVFAPAGTPQAVLDKINTAVNQTMQAPAIDQRLQPLGTYFQPASRAQFQALIEADTRKWAKVIKNAGIRLN; encoded by the coding sequence GTGCCGTTTGCCCCGGGTGGCGCGGTCGACACCTTGGGTCGTCTGGTGGCGGCGCAGTTGACCGATGTGCTGGGGCAGAATGTCGTGGTCGAGAACAAACCCGGTGCCGGTGGCAACATCGGCTCGAACTACGTTGCCAAGGCGGCACCCGATGGCTATACGCTGTTGTTCGGGGCGGCGGGAAACATCGCCATCAACCCCTCGCTGTTCTCCAATATGCCTTTCGACGTCGCGCGAGATCTGGCGCCGGCTGCGCTTGTGAGTCAGTCGATGAATGTGCTGGTCGTGCCCGCAGCCTTGCCGGTGAACTCCGTCGCAGAACTGGTGCAGTACGCCAAGGCGCACCCCAGCGAGGTGAACTTCGGCTCGTCGGGCAACGGAGGGACGACGCACTTGGCAGGCGAGCTGTTCAATGCGATGGCAGGCACACATATCACCCACGTTCCGTATCAGGGCAGCGGCCCGGCCATGGTGGATCTCTTGGCCGGGCGGGTTCAACTGATGTTCGACAACCTGCCCTCGGCCATGCCCTATATCCGTCGCGGCGATCTGAAGGCGCTGGGTGCCACGGGCCCCGCTCGAAGCCCGCAATTGCCGGATACGCCGACGATTGCGCAGACCGGTCTGGCCGACTATGAGGCCACGACCTGGTTCGGCGTGTTTGCGCCGGCGGGCACGCCCCAGGCCGTGCTGGATAAAATCAATACCGCAGTCAACCAGACCATGCAGGCACCGGCCATCGATCAACGCCTGCAGCCTCTGGGGACATACTTTCAGCCAGCCAGCCGGGCTCAATTCCAGGCGCTCATCGAAGCCGACACCCGCAAATGGGCCAAGGTCATCAAGAACGCAGGAATCCGGCTGAACTGA
- a CDS encoding mmgE/PrpD family protein — translation MSEHITLMSNAKPTRALAQWCAGLRRAHLPADCLQESSRHALDTLAACAAGMQQPLVRAAIELERRINPTQGTVPLFGGPQRWTVIEAAGLMAMACHALEMDDGNREGSIHPGTTIVPAVLALAWHTWADYLQFLTAVTAGYEVAISIAETLHPHASRRGFQTTPVAGVVGTAAACATLLGLEAEQIESAMGLPASAAGGLFAYLEGGGNVKKFHPAHAAREGLRAALMAQQGAAVGPVGSIEGPSGILEAFGGIQGWDGNQARARNAPAIMRSYLKPYPCCRHIHPAIDAILALKAEAGWNAADVESIEVCMFGAAMPHAQLPWNTLEIAQLSFPWVMALACLDGEVTLAGFSQQARARADVNALAAKVTVRQDEECDTLYPAYGPARVTLRLRSGRQFSKWVADPLGSADLPISDEALDTKAAQAFALSFASGRPAELIRMLRDVQPWPLVDLR, via the coding sequence ATGAGTGAGCACATCACGTTGATGAGCAATGCGAAGCCGACGCGGGCCTTGGCGCAATGGTGTGCCGGCCTGCGGCGCGCGCATTTGCCTGCGGATTGCCTGCAGGAAAGCTCCCGGCATGCACTGGATACGCTGGCGGCCTGCGCCGCGGGCATGCAGCAACCTCTCGTGCGCGCCGCGATAGAACTGGAGCGCCGCATCAATCCCACGCAGGGTACGGTGCCCCTTTTTGGTGGCCCGCAGAGGTGGACGGTTATCGAGGCCGCAGGTCTGATGGCCATGGCCTGCCATGCCCTTGAGATGGATGATGGCAACCGCGAGGGATCCATTCATCCTGGCACGACGATCGTGCCGGCGGTACTTGCCCTGGCTTGGCACACGTGGGCCGATTACCTGCAGTTTCTGACAGCGGTGACCGCAGGCTATGAAGTGGCCATCAGCATCGCCGAGACACTGCATCCGCATGCCAGCCGCCGTGGATTTCAGACTACACCGGTAGCGGGCGTGGTCGGCACGGCCGCCGCCTGCGCCACGCTGCTCGGTCTGGAGGCCGAGCAGATCGAAAGCGCGATGGGTCTGCCGGCCAGCGCGGCGGGAGGTCTGTTCGCCTATCTGGAAGGGGGCGGAAACGTCAAGAAATTCCACCCTGCACATGCGGCACGTGAGGGGCTGCGTGCGGCGCTCATGGCGCAGCAAGGCGCAGCGGTGGGGCCGGTCGGCTCGATCGAAGGCCCGTCAGGGATACTGGAGGCATTTGGCGGCATACAAGGGTGGGATGGCAATCAGGCCCGTGCACGCAATGCTCCGGCGATCATGCGTTCTTATCTCAAACCCTATCCGTGCTGCCGCCATATTCATCCGGCCATCGATGCCATCCTGGCACTTAAGGCTGAGGCTGGCTGGAACGCGGCAGACGTGGAGTCGATCGAGGTGTGCATGTTTGGGGCTGCCATGCCGCACGCACAGCTGCCCTGGAACACGCTGGAGATCGCGCAGTTGTCTTTCCCGTGGGTGATGGCGCTTGCCTGTCTGGATGGCGAGGTCACGCTGGCCGGATTCTCGCAGCAGGCTCGTGCGCGCGCTGATGTCAATGCGCTGGCCGCGAAGGTAACGGTGCGGCAGGACGAGGAGTGCGACACGCTGTATCCGGCTTATGGCCCGGCGCGTGTCACGTTAAGGCTGCGCTCGGGACGGCAGTTTTCGAAATGGGTGGCCGATCCCTTGGGCTCGGCCGACTTACCTATTTCCGATGAGGCGCTCGACACCAAGGCCGCGCAAGCCTTTGCGCTGTCATTCGCGAGCGGCCGCCCGGCCGAACTGATACGTATGCTGCGCGACGTGCAGCCTTGGCCCCTGGTTGATTTACGTTGA
- a CDS encoding FAD binding domain protein (overlaps another CDS with the same product name) encodes MLTATRISPAIFHTQGGLTVDADGGVLRRDGSRIAGLWAGGGAASGISGNKGSLGYMSGNGLLAALGLGWRIGQVLAAELNEATP; translated from the coding sequence GTGCTGACCGCCACGCGGATCAGCCCTGCCATTTTCCACACCCAGGGTGGCTTGACGGTCGATGCCGATGGCGGGGTGCTGCGACGCGACGGAAGCCGTATTGCGGGGCTATGGGCGGGCGGCGGCGCAGCCAGCGGAATCAGTGGAAACAAAGGCAGCCTGGGCTACATGTCGGGCAATGGCCTGCTGGCCGCGCTGGGCCTGGGATGGCGTATCGGGCAGGTGTTGGCCGCCGAGTTAAATGAGGCGACACCATGA
- a CDS encoding FAD binding domain protein (overlaps another CDS with the same product name): MKAYQGHASLADPHGSLVTWTAIEKGGFIVDASGRRFGDESMGYSAFAAVELQRAGPFWVIADTHVRDVTAAGQQEYAELVSHGGVLSGSAQELCARCGIEASGFKATLAAARASAAGAPDPFGRDQWGLGPWGQC, translated from the coding sequence ATGAAAGCCTACCAAGGCCACGCCAGCCTGGCCGACCCGCACGGATCATTAGTGACCTGGACCGCGATCGAGAAAGGGGGCTTCATCGTGGATGCGTCCGGCCGTCGATTCGGGGATGAAAGCATGGGTTACTCGGCGTTTGCTGCCGTCGAGCTACAGCGCGCCGGGCCTTTTTGGGTCATCGCCGATACACACGTGCGCGACGTGACGGCCGCCGGGCAGCAAGAGTATGCCGAACTGGTGTCGCATGGGGGAGTACTTTCCGGCTCCGCTCAGGAGCTATGTGCACGGTGTGGCATCGAGGCAAGCGGGTTTAAGGCGACATTGGCTGCGGCGCGGGCCAGTGCTGCAGGCGCGCCAGATCCATTTGGCCGCGATCAATGGGGCCTGGGGCCCTGGGGCCAGTGCTGA
- a CDS encoding putative fumarate reductase flavosubunit domain protein, with protein sequence MYDTPQMFQQDLSRIAGEHEAMHLTQALTESSASLVEWLVDQAHVRLTLVETYKHIGHRVHRLHSPPSRRGADLVDDLLVECERREIPVAWRNGVSNVSRNLEEGFSVECATPDGAVTHIGARHVVLACNGYAANRQLLARFVPEVAAAPYGGGMGSEGEALAWGKRSERGWPI encoded by the coding sequence GTGTACGACACGCCGCAGATGTTTCAGCAGGATCTGAGTCGCATCGCGGGAGAGCACGAGGCCATGCATCTTACTCAGGCCCTCACCGAGAGCTCCGCATCGCTGGTCGAATGGCTGGTTGACCAGGCCCACGTCCGCCTGACATTGGTAGAAACCTACAAGCATATCGGCCATCGTGTGCATCGCTTGCATTCTCCTCCATCTCGGCGCGGAGCAGATCTGGTCGATGATCTCTTGGTCGAGTGCGAGCGGCGCGAGATTCCGGTGGCCTGGAGAAATGGCGTGTCCAACGTCAGCCGTAATCTGGAGGAGGGCTTCTCTGTCGAATGCGCGACCCCCGATGGCGCGGTCACGCATATCGGCGCGCGCCATGTCGTGTTGGCCTGCAATGGCTATGCCGCCAACCGGCAGTTGCTCGCGCGCTTCGTGCCCGAAGTGGCTGCTGCGCCTTATGGCGGTGGCATGGGCAGCGAGGGCGAGGCTCTCGCCTGGGGGAAGCGCTCGGAGCGGGGCTGGCCAATATGA
- a CDS encoding tripartite tricarboxylate transporter receptor family protein → MNVPEVTSPAGSSFGRRRVTAGLLALMAVIAAPGALAQTASWPNRPVTLIVPFAPGGPTDVTGRVLGEALGKLWKQTEVIENRAGAGGTVGAGFAAKAAPDGYTLLLGVTGSHSIAGALYPSLPYNPKTDFEAISKIVQYPNAIVANVDVPAKNLQELIALAKKDGKYQVYGTDGNGTASHLTMEMLRERGGFPMQAVQYKGASPLINDIIAGHVPVGITGFPSAEEHVKAGKLKLLALTTDKDYSGNHYPTIAEQGFPGFSAAPWSGIFAPKGTPPAVVQKIAADIKTVMASPDVAAKMKNQGLTDMPVTLKAFEEELDRERATWETAVKVSGAKVQ, encoded by the coding sequence ATGAATGTCCCTGAGGTGACTTCCCCAGCAGGAAGCTCGTTTGGCCGTCGTCGCGTTACCGCTGGCCTGTTGGCCTTGATGGCCGTGATTGCAGCGCCTGGTGCCTTGGCGCAAACGGCTTCGTGGCCAAACCGGCCGGTCACGCTGATCGTGCCTTTCGCTCCTGGCGGGCCGACCGATGTTACTGGCCGCGTGTTGGGCGAGGCGTTGGGCAAACTCTGGAAGCAGACCGAGGTCATCGAGAACCGTGCTGGCGCAGGCGGAACGGTGGGAGCGGGCTTTGCCGCCAAAGCTGCACCCGACGGATACACCTTGCTGCTGGGGGTGACGGGTTCGCATAGCATCGCCGGGGCGTTGTATCCCAGCCTGCCCTATAATCCCAAGACGGATTTCGAGGCGATTTCCAAGATCGTTCAGTATCCCAACGCCATTGTCGCCAATGTGGATGTGCCGGCGAAGAATCTGCAAGAATTGATCGCGCTGGCCAAGAAGGACGGCAAGTATCAGGTCTATGGCACCGATGGCAATGGGACGGCGTCACACTTGACGATGGAAATGCTGCGTGAGCGCGGCGGTTTCCCTATGCAGGCGGTGCAGTACAAAGGCGCCAGTCCTCTTATCAATGACATCATCGCCGGCCATGTGCCTGTAGGCATTACGGGCTTCCCATCGGCCGAGGAGCACGTCAAGGCCGGTAAGCTCAAGCTCCTGGCACTGACCACGGATAAAGATTACAGCGGCAACCACTATCCAACGATCGCCGAGCAGGGCTTTCCGGGGTTTTCAGCGGCTCCCTGGTCGGGAATCTTTGCACCCAAGGGAACGCCTCCTGCCGTGGTGCAGAAAATTGCGGCCGACATCAAGACTGTCATGGCCTCGCCGGATGTCGCCGCAAAGATGAAAAACCAGGGCCTGACGGACATGCCGGTGACGTTGAAGGCGTTCGAGGAAGAGCTGGACCGAGAGCGCGCGACCTGGGAAACCGCAGTCAAGGTGTCAGGCGCGAAGGTGCAGTAA
- a CDS encoding helicase conserved C-terminal domain protein: protein MTDTSFSSLPLLPALLDNLQGLGFEQMTPIQAESLPLILDGRDLIAQAMTGSGKTAAFGLGVLQTLDVGRLLPQGLVVCPTRELADQVAQELRRLARLIPNVKILTLCGGAAARPQAESLARGAHLVVGTPGRIQDHLARGSLDLSGLKTLVLDEADRMVDMGFYDDIVAIAAHCPLKRQTLLFSATYPENIRKLSARFLRNPAEVKVQAQHDANRIEQIFYEIGEDERLDAVVTLLAHFRSVSTLAFCNTKIRSHDLVERLQAAGISAQALNGDLEQRDRDEILIQFANQSCAVLVATDVAARGLDIQNLGAVINVDVTKDTEVHVHRIGRSGRGEQKGLALSLCSAEEMRWANLIEQYQGAPLKWADIKALRAKADRPLRAPMITLSIQGGKKDKLRPGDLLGALTGEGGLTFEQVGKINITEFTSYVALDRQIAKQAFARLSNSNIKGRRFRMRFLEEF, encoded by the coding sequence GTGACCGACACGTCTTTTTCTTCGTTGCCACTGCTTCCCGCCCTTCTGGACAATCTACAGGGGTTGGGTTTTGAGCAGATGACACCTATTCAGGCCGAGAGTCTGCCGCTCATTCTTGACGGGCGCGACCTGATTGCCCAGGCCATGACCGGCAGTGGCAAGACGGCGGCTTTTGGGCTGGGCGTGCTGCAGACGTTGGATGTTGGTCGTCTGCTGCCGCAGGGGCTCGTGGTGTGCCCCACGCGCGAATTGGCCGATCAGGTCGCCCAGGAACTGCGTCGGCTGGCCCGGCTCATTCCCAACGTCAAGATCCTGACGCTGTGTGGCGGCGCGGCCGCCAGGCCCCAGGCCGAGTCCCTGGCGCGTGGCGCGCATCTGGTGGTGGGTACGCCGGGCCGTATCCAGGACCATCTGGCGCGCGGCAGTCTGGATCTGTCAGGTCTGAAGACGCTGGTGCTCGATGAGGCAGACCGCATGGTGGACATGGGTTTTTATGACGACATCGTTGCCATCGCTGCGCATTGCCCGCTCAAGCGCCAGACGCTCCTGTTTTCGGCGACTTATCCAGAAAATATCCGCAAACTGAGCGCCCGTTTCCTGCGCAACCCCGCCGAGGTCAAGGTGCAGGCGCAACATGATGCCAACCGCATCGAGCAGATTTTCTACGAAATCGGCGAGGACGAGCGGCTCGATGCCGTGGTCACGCTGCTGGCCCATTTCCGTTCGGTCTCCACTTTGGCCTTTTGCAACACCAAGATCCGCAGCCATGATCTGGTCGAGCGCTTGCAAGCCGCCGGCATCAGCGCGCAGGCGCTCAATGGCGATCTCGAGCAACGCGATCGCGATGAAATCCTGATCCAGTTTGCCAATCAGAGTTGTGCGGTGCTGGTGGCCACCGATGTGGCCGCGCGAGGCCTGGATATCCAGAATCTCGGTGCCGTGATCAATGTCGACGTGACCAAGGACACGGAGGTCCATGTGCACCGCATCGGCCGCAGCGGCCGGGGTGAGCAGAAGGGCCTGGCATTGAGCCTGTGCTCGGCTGAGGAGATGCGCTGGGCCAATCTGATCGAGCAGTACCAAGGAGCGCCTCTGAAGTGGGCGGATATCAAGGCGCTGCGGGCCAAGGCGGATCGTCCTCTGCGCGCGCCCATGATCACGCTCAGTATTCAGGGCGGCAAGAAAGATAAATTACGTCCAGGCGATCTGCTTGGCGCTTTGACTGGCGAAGGTGGCTTGACGTTCGAGCAGGTCGGCAAAATCAACATCACCGAGTTCACTTCCTATGTAGCGCTGGACCGGCAGATCGCCAAACAGGCCTTCGCACGTCTGTCCAACAGCAATATCAAAGGCCGTCGCTTTCGAATGCGGTTTCTCGAGGAATTCTGA